The Corallococcus caeni genome includes a region encoding these proteins:
- a CDS encoding S9 family peptidase — MRPFVTVALLLLGMPVLAQESSSFLRQYAETGRFMNGRPVGARITPDEKSVLFLRTSPTSNVRMLYAFDVASGQTRELLTPEALLKGAEETLSPEEKARRERMRVSARGFTSYSLSEDGKRLLVSLSGRLYVVDHSTGKSTEVKTGPGVIDPRLSPDGKQVAYVREHDVYRVDLTANQEKRVTQGGTADKTHGLAEFVAQEEMGRFSGYWWSPDAKFIANAESDTSGVEKLTVVDVMHPEQPGASFPFPRAGKANAKVRLGITPVTGGKTVWAQWDAQKYPYLATVKWDQGGPLTLLVQNRLQTEEQLLAVDPATGKTRVLLTEKDAAWIDLHQDFPLWLEDGSGFLWYTDRNGASEVELRKANGDLDHSVVKPGAGFRALSRYVEKDQTLYFIGDPNPTESHLWRVKPSGNPEKVATGTPGPAVEGGSVSKSGGLVVLNTQGPRSMLRTVVLKGDGTKLGELPEIAQEPSFTPNFEVRQVGPRKFWTSLVKPRDFKPGQKLPVIVDIYGGPIVTVVHQSMAMHLLDQWMADQGFLVVKVDGRGTPLRTAEWNRAVKHDFATVTLDDQIEAVQALAKEVPEMDLNRVGITGWSFGGYMAALAVMKRPDFFKAGVAGAPVTDWRDYDTHATERCLGLPEENPQAYEVSSLLTYAKKEGPIGALLLIHGTADDNVYFFHTLKLSDALFRAGKPHQLLPLSGFTHMVADPLVTQRQYERVIAHFQQNLK; from the coding sequence ATGCGTCCATTCGTCACCGTCGCGCTGCTCCTCCTGGGGATGCCGGTCCTGGCCCAGGAGTCCTCGTCCTTCCTCCGCCAGTACGCCGAGACAGGACGCTTCATGAACGGGCGCCCGGTCGGCGCGCGCATCACCCCGGACGAGAAGTCCGTCCTCTTCCTGCGCACCTCCCCCACGTCCAACGTGCGCATGCTCTACGCCTTCGACGTGGCCAGCGGTCAGACGCGCGAATTGCTCACCCCCGAGGCCCTCCTCAAGGGCGCGGAGGAGACGCTGTCTCCGGAAGAGAAGGCCCGCCGGGAACGCATGCGCGTGAGCGCCCGGGGCTTCACGTCCTACAGCCTGTCCGAGGACGGCAAGCGCCTCCTGGTGTCCCTCTCCGGCCGCCTCTACGTCGTGGACCACTCAACGGGGAAGTCCACGGAGGTGAAGACGGGCCCGGGCGTCATCGACCCGCGCCTGTCCCCGGACGGCAAGCAGGTGGCGTACGTGCGTGAGCATGACGTCTACCGGGTGGACCTCACGGCCAACCAGGAGAAGCGCGTCACGCAGGGCGGCACGGCGGACAAGACGCACGGCCTGGCGGAGTTCGTCGCGCAGGAGGAGATGGGCCGCTTCTCCGGCTACTGGTGGAGCCCGGACGCGAAGTTCATTGCCAACGCGGAGTCCGACACCTCCGGAGTGGAGAAGCTCACCGTCGTGGACGTGATGCACCCGGAGCAGCCCGGTGCGTCCTTCCCCTTTCCGCGCGCGGGCAAGGCGAACGCGAAGGTGCGCCTGGGCATCACGCCCGTCACGGGCGGCAAGACGGTGTGGGCGCAGTGGGACGCACAGAAGTACCCGTACCTGGCCACGGTGAAGTGGGACCAGGGCGGGCCGCTGACGTTGCTCGTGCAGAACCGGCTCCAGACGGAGGAGCAGCTGCTCGCGGTGGATCCGGCGACGGGCAAGACGCGCGTGCTGCTCACGGAGAAGGACGCGGCGTGGATCGACCTGCACCAGGACTTCCCGCTGTGGCTGGAGGATGGCTCCGGCTTCCTCTGGTACACCGACCGCAACGGCGCTTCGGAGGTGGAGCTGCGCAAGGCCAACGGCGACCTGGACCACTCCGTGGTGAAGCCGGGCGCCGGCTTCCGGGCCCTCTCGCGCTACGTGGAGAAGGACCAGACGCTGTACTTCATCGGGGATCCGAACCCCACGGAGAGCCACCTGTGGCGCGTGAAGCCCAGTGGCAATCCGGAGAAGGTGGCCACCGGCACCCCCGGCCCCGCCGTGGAAGGTGGCAGCGTCTCCAAGAGCGGAGGCCTCGTCGTCCTCAACACCCAGGGCCCCAGGAGCATGCTGCGCACCGTGGTGCTCAAGGGTGACGGCACGAAGCTGGGCGAGCTGCCGGAGATTGCCCAGGAGCCGTCGTTCACGCCGAACTTCGAGGTGCGCCAGGTGGGCCCGAGGAAGTTCTGGACCTCGCTCGTGAAGCCGCGCGACTTCAAGCCCGGCCAGAAGCTGCCTGTCATCGTGGACATCTACGGCGGACCCATCGTCACCGTGGTGCACCAGTCCATGGCCATGCACCTGCTCGACCAGTGGATGGCGGATCAAGGCTTCCTGGTGGTGAAGGTGGACGGCCGCGGCACGCCGCTGCGCACCGCCGAGTGGAACCGCGCCGTGAAGCACGACTTCGCCACCGTCACGCTGGATGATCAGATTGAAGCGGTGCAGGCCCTGGCGAAGGAGGTGCCGGAGATGGACCTGAACCGCGTGGGCATCACCGGCTGGAGCTTCGGCGGCTACATGGCCGCGCTGGCCGTGATGAAGCGCCCGGACTTCTTCAAGGCCGGCGTCGCGGGAGCGCCAGTGACGGACTGGCGCGACTACGACACGCACGCGACCGAACGGTGCCTGGGCCTGCCGGAGGAGAACCCCCAGGCCTACGAGGTCAGCAGCCTGCTGACGTACGCGAAGAAGGAGGGGCCCATCGGCGCGCTGCTGCTCATCCACGGCACCGCGGACGACAACGTCTACTTCTTCCACACGCTGAAGCTGTCGGACGCGCTGTTCCGCGCGGGCAAGCCGCACCAGCTGCTGCCCCTGTCCGGCTTCACGCACATGGTGGCGGACCCCCTCGTCACGCAGCGTCAGTACGAGCGCGTCATCGCCCACTTCCAGCAGAACCTGAAGTAG
- a CDS encoding AHH domain-containing protein translates to MTHAAVIAWILLVGTGCAASRSVRLSTGRGPTRLHAPQRDVRPPALDEDAFGATVADLARTAPVSTHPREAALRLLAASLPSHPYAHVRGHLGLISVQAPGRGHLRLTEAPAEALTAAYGRWCKRKELSGDCLHLLERGPTLDEDGKRTLAFSIALDSVWDETESALRGMTDREALLSMIVTTSALYLGLWLLPEPVSKGVAATLTAALIAYLGVDTVWSLIHGWIQLTEAVAEATTFDALRDAGEQYGRVMGENAARAFVILATAALGSTAETLAAKVPTLPGSAQASLVGVAQGGFRLGSVAQVHSVAVSTTGDILLTLAPGAVAAGGPVDVPGPKHHIASDKFSTSTANGGPWTPRYQQLFDKAGMSLNDPENQVHVPGHKGPHPQEYHEEVFERLRLATSTCRTIQQCRVDLTEALRILAKELATENTLLNKLVTRSGG, encoded by the coding sequence GTGACGCACGCAGCCGTCATTGCGTGGATACTGCTTGTGGGAACAGGCTGTGCGGCGTCCCGGAGCGTGCGGCTCAGCACGGGCCGAGGCCCCACCCGTCTCCACGCGCCGCAACGGGACGTCCGGCCCCCGGCACTGGATGAAGACGCCTTCGGGGCCACGGTCGCGGACCTCGCACGCACCGCGCCTGTTTCCACCCATCCGAGGGAAGCAGCTCTGCGGCTGCTGGCTGCCTCCCTCCCATCACATCCCTATGCCCATGTGCGTGGACACCTGGGGCTCATCTCCGTGCAGGCGCCAGGACGAGGACACCTCCGGCTCACCGAGGCTCCAGCTGAAGCGCTGACGGCGGCGTATGGCCGATGGTGCAAGCGCAAGGAACTCTCCGGTGACTGCCTTCACCTGCTGGAGCGTGGGCCTACGCTGGACGAGGACGGCAAGCGCACGCTGGCCTTCTCCATCGCATTGGACTCGGTGTGGGACGAAACGGAGAGCGCGCTACGAGGCATGACGGATCGCGAGGCACTGCTTTCGATGATCGTCACGACGAGTGCCCTGTACCTGGGCCTGTGGCTGCTGCCGGAGCCGGTATCCAAGGGTGTTGCCGCCACCCTGACGGCTGCGCTCATCGCCTACCTGGGCGTCGACACGGTATGGAGCCTCATCCACGGATGGATACAGCTCACGGAAGCGGTGGCGGAGGCCACGACCTTCGACGCCCTCCGGGACGCGGGTGAGCAGTACGGCAGGGTGATGGGAGAGAACGCCGCGCGGGCCTTCGTCATTCTGGCCACGGCGGCACTGGGCAGCACCGCGGAGACACTGGCCGCGAAGGTGCCCACGCTGCCCGGTTCGGCGCAGGCGTCGCTCGTGGGCGTAGCGCAAGGAGGCTTCCGGCTGGGGTCGGTCGCGCAGGTGCACTCCGTCGCGGTGTCCACGACGGGTGACATCCTGCTCACGCTGGCACCAGGCGCGGTGGCGGCGGGTGGGCCCGTGGACGTGCCTGGGCCGAAGCACCACATCGCGTCGGATAAGTTCAGCACTTCGACCGCGAACGGGGGACCGTGGACGCCGCGCTACCAACAACTCTTCGACAAGGCAGGTATGTCCCTGAATGATCCGGAGAACCAGGTTCACGTTCCGGGGCACAAGGGGCCACATCCGCAGGAGTACCACGAGGAGGTCTTCGAACGGTTGAGGCTGGCGACCAGCACATGCCGGACGATTCAGCAGTGCCGGGTCGACCTGACGGAGGCGCTGAGGATCCTCGCGAAGGAACTCGCCACGGAGAACACCTTGCTCAACAAGCTGGTCACCCGGAGTGGTGGATGA
- a CDS encoding imm11 family protein: MTPRYFKLTDDVTMPGRWELGTPVDAQGQDHGSWLFMQGSPARVEGTLRVPTYAQGRALDFSLADAGAVPVVSQRVAELLSRLAPGDVELFPVALDDTADPYFVVNVVRVMKCIDDTASGEVRYWMPEDGRPERVGTYQAVHRLRIDPAKAGDAKIFRTWGWLIALIVSEDIKLALESIGATGVQFKDVSPLR; the protein is encoded by the coding sequence GTGACGCCTCGGTACTTCAAGCTCACGGACGATGTGACGATGCCTGGCCGATGGGAGCTTGGGACGCCCGTGGATGCCCAGGGGCAGGACCACGGCTCCTGGCTGTTCATGCAAGGCAGTCCCGCGCGTGTGGAGGGAACGCTGCGCGTTCCGACCTACGCGCAGGGAAGAGCGCTCGATTTCTCGCTCGCGGATGCCGGTGCAGTCCCCGTCGTTTCCCAGCGCGTCGCGGAGTTGCTGTCCCGACTGGCTCCCGGGGACGTGGAGCTGTTTCCGGTTGCGCTGGATGACACCGCGGATCCGTACTTCGTCGTCAACGTCGTACGCGTCATGAAGTGCATCGACGACACAGCTTCAGGTGAGGTTCGCTACTGGATGCCGGAGGATGGGAGGCCCGAGCGGGTCGGTACCTATCAAGCGGTTCATCGGCTGCGCATCGACCCGGCCAAGGCAGGGGACGCGAAGATCTTCCGCACCTGGGGCTGGCTCATCGCGCTCATCGTCTCCGAGGACATCAAGCTCGCGCTGGAATCAATCGGCGCCACGGGGGTGCAGTTCAAGGACGTGTCCCCGCTGCGCTGA
- a CDS encoding BamA/TamA family outer membrane protein — protein MPLPLPVLLITVLAATGGQTAPVGPGRPQDVAPPDAPVRSPDVEPSGVSNTDVPAPPRAEQVPVGSEGTQVPALSKDEASTKNYEDALIAWGLGEVERQVEPAPEGQVLEEVLVAAEEVVAPMDPYPSLLNIFHVRTRDDIVRQEVLIAPGQPYSEALVAESVRNLRKLGLFSVVRAVPVKGSAPGKVALLLVTKDLWSLRLNNEFSAVGSLLLYLRLQGTEQNFLGRGKKVALDFIMRLDTFSFGQSYTDKRVLGSRWSLTESAAVLINRDTGRAEGSRGSLVVSRPLYSLATPWSLSTSVAWNVETARQFRGADIWQLPFPDGDPVPYVYNTREVAAGATYTRSYGQRYKWNVGMGAGAYHYAYAAPLASQLSDAQADWFRRNYLPRAEDAGYANFSLSAFEARYDVLRNVDSYTLSEDFQLGHSVLATLRYAPPVFPSAAHFAEGGLSLRYRVHWGDALTTASAAASIRQQFSAQTPGAKEGWTNRRWAAELVQVSPRVLGGRFVARGLLDVNIDDLSDRVSLLGGSNGLRGAAVDAYSGKRLLLVNLEYRTAPLVVRTVHLGGVFFLDSGSAFNQRPEMVTTVGVGLRLLFPQFNVFPFRIDFGYVLNGDRPPVGSRLSLSSGQVTDYRPSFLDSP, from the coding sequence GTGCCGCTCCCACTGCCCGTCCTGTTGATCACCGTGCTCGCCGCGACGGGCGGACAGACCGCGCCTGTCGGTCCGGGCAGGCCCCAGGACGTCGCGCCGCCGGATGCGCCCGTGCGCTCGCCGGACGTCGAGCCGTCGGGCGTGTCGAACACGGATGTCCCCGCGCCGCCGCGCGCGGAGCAGGTCCCGGTGGGTTCGGAGGGCACGCAGGTGCCCGCGCTCTCCAAGGACGAAGCGAGCACGAAGAACTACGAGGACGCGCTCATCGCCTGGGGCCTGGGCGAGGTCGAGCGCCAGGTGGAGCCCGCGCCCGAGGGCCAGGTGCTGGAGGAGGTGCTCGTCGCCGCGGAGGAGGTGGTCGCGCCGATGGATCCCTATCCATCGCTGCTCAACATCTTCCACGTCCGCACCCGCGACGACATCGTCCGCCAGGAGGTGCTGATTGCTCCGGGGCAGCCGTACTCGGAGGCGCTCGTCGCGGAGTCGGTGCGCAACCTGCGCAAGCTGGGGCTGTTCTCCGTCGTGCGCGCGGTGCCGGTGAAGGGCAGCGCGCCCGGCAAGGTGGCGCTGCTGCTGGTGACGAAGGACCTGTGGTCGCTGCGGCTCAACAACGAGTTCTCCGCCGTGGGCTCGCTGCTGCTCTACCTGCGGTTGCAGGGCACGGAGCAGAACTTCCTGGGGCGCGGCAAGAAGGTGGCGCTGGACTTCATCATGCGCCTGGACACGTTCAGCTTCGGCCAGAGCTACACGGACAAGCGCGTGCTCGGCAGCCGGTGGTCGCTGACGGAGTCCGCCGCGGTGCTCATCAACCGCGACACGGGCCGCGCGGAGGGCTCGCGCGGGAGCCTCGTCGTCAGCCGGCCGCTGTATTCGCTGGCCACGCCGTGGAGCCTGAGCACGTCCGTGGCGTGGAACGTGGAGACCGCGCGGCAGTTCCGGGGCGCGGACATCTGGCAGCTCCCGTTCCCGGACGGCGACCCCGTGCCGTACGTCTACAACACGCGCGAGGTGGCCGCGGGCGCCACGTACACGCGCTCCTACGGCCAGCGCTACAAGTGGAACGTGGGCATGGGCGCGGGGGCCTACCACTACGCCTACGCCGCGCCGCTGGCGTCCCAGCTCAGCGACGCGCAGGCGGACTGGTTCCGGCGCAACTACCTGCCGCGCGCGGAGGACGCGGGGTACGCGAACTTCTCCCTGAGCGCCTTCGAGGCCCGCTACGACGTGCTTCGCAACGTGGACTCGTACACGCTGTCGGAGGACTTCCAGCTGGGGCACTCGGTGCTGGCCACGCTGCGGTACGCGCCGCCGGTGTTCCCGTCCGCGGCGCACTTCGCGGAAGGGGGCCTGTCCCTGCGCTACCGCGTGCACTGGGGGGACGCGCTCACCACCGCGTCCGCGGCCGCGTCCATCCGCCAGCAGTTCAGCGCCCAGACGCCCGGCGCGAAGGAGGGCTGGACGAACCGCCGCTGGGCCGCGGAGCTGGTGCAGGTGTCGCCGCGCGTGCTTGGAGGGCGCTTCGTGGCGCGCGGCCTGCTGGACGTGAACATCGACGACCTGTCGGACCGCGTGAGCCTGCTGGGCGGCAGCAACGGCCTGCGCGGCGCGGCGGTGGATGCGTACTCCGGCAAGCGGCTGTTGCTGGTGAACCTGGAGTACCGGACCGCGCCGCTCGTCGTGCGCACGGTGCACCTGGGGGGGGTGTTCTTCCTCGACTCCGGCAGTGCCTTCAACCAGCGGCCGGAGATGGTGACCACCGTGGGCGTGGGCCTGCGGCTGCTGTTCCCCCAGTTCAACGTGTTCCCGTTCCGCATCGACTTCGGCTACGTGCTCAACGGCGACCGTCCTCCCGTGGGCAGCCGCCTGTCGCTGAGCAGCGGGCAGGTGACGGACTACCGGCCCTCGTTCCTCGATTCGCCCTGA
- a CDS encoding cobalamin-binding protein has product MNAQLSALLSSAPRHPRRVVCLTEETTEVLYRIGAGDLVVGVSGFTVRPPEARKKPRVSSFLDANFERILELKPDLVLGFSDLQADIGRELCKRGVPVYLFNQRSLAEILQAVRLTGALVGRAEPAEALAVELEKNLERHSDAAQSLPKRPRIFFEEWHEPLISGIRWCSELVEVVGGVDVCQESRVSQGAKGRIFEPEEVAKRDPEGVIASWCGRKAKREKIASRPGWAGVRAVLDDQLYEVRSSYILQPGPAALSDGVEQLARIVAAVAKGEKLPMARPGDLRTALT; this is encoded by the coding sequence ATGAATGCCCAGCTGTCCGCGCTGTTGTCGTCGGCGCCGCGCCATCCGCGGCGGGTGGTGTGCCTGACGGAGGAGACGACGGAGGTGCTCTACCGCATTGGCGCGGGGGACCTGGTCGTCGGCGTGTCGGGGTTCACGGTGCGGCCTCCGGAGGCGCGCAAGAAGCCCCGGGTCAGCTCGTTCCTGGACGCGAACTTCGAGCGGATATTGGAGCTCAAGCCGGACCTGGTGCTGGGCTTCAGCGACCTGCAGGCGGACATCGGCCGGGAGCTCTGCAAGCGCGGAGTGCCGGTGTACCTGTTCAACCAGCGCTCGCTCGCGGAGATCTTGCAGGCGGTGCGGCTGACCGGGGCGCTGGTGGGACGGGCGGAGCCCGCGGAGGCGCTCGCGGTGGAGCTGGAGAAGAACCTGGAGCGTCACTCGGACGCGGCGCAGTCGCTGCCGAAGCGGCCGCGCATCTTCTTCGAGGAGTGGCACGAGCCGCTCATCTCCGGCATCCGCTGGTGTTCGGAGCTGGTGGAGGTGGTGGGTGGGGTGGACGTGTGCCAGGAGTCGCGCGTGTCGCAGGGGGCCAAGGGCCGCATCTTCGAACCGGAGGAGGTGGCGAAGCGCGACCCGGAGGGCGTCATCGCCAGCTGGTGCGGGCGCAAGGCGAAGCGCGAGAAGATCGCCTCGCGGCCGGGCTGGGCGGGCGTGCGGGCCGTGCTGGATGATCAGCTCTACGAAGTGAGGAGCTCCTACATCCTCCAGCCGGGACCGGCGGCGCTGTCGGACGGCGTGGAGCAGTTGGCCCGCATCGTGGCGGCGGTCGCGAAGGGGGAGAAGCTGCCCATGGCCCGGCCGGGGGACCTGCGCACCGCGCTGACGTGA
- a CDS encoding serine/threonine protein kinase — MIESDAPRSKGAPADVPDPLLGRILNERFRILETLGAGGMGRVYKAMQAPLDRLVALKVLNPQYSGEGKDPGFQKRFFLEASVTAKLRHPNTVTVIDYGKTEDGIYYIAMEYLEGLTLSQLLTQEGPLPWERALTIGQQVARSLREAHKVGLIHRDLKPANVMILNQEADHDVVKVLDFGLVKSFVGDAAMKEDTTLTQAGVILGSPQYMAPEQARNIADPRSDVYSLGVVLYQVLMGRPPFQAAQSIDVIVKHINDPPPPFHTVWPDHHVPAEVEALVMKCLAKRPVDRYASMDAVLQGMRTAASASGVSGVFATRTGLNAVGSGPHSGPHSGIHSGAHPALGSGPTPAPNTMALDISVDEAGGLAQKRSNKGLGIALFGASLLLGLGAAGFFVLRGTQKPAEEPAVSAPMARTPVAQPPPSREPAAVAEPAATPPPAPPRPVRFDLDSDPRGAEVMLDGQLRGTTPLVINHTPDGPGLASVEVSFAMDGYQTVSKKYAGEPGTTVNVSIKLPRIKKQAPKPSPKAPSSSYKDDPYQ; from the coding sequence ATGATCGAAAGCGATGCCCCCCGCAGCAAGGGCGCGCCCGCCGACGTGCCGGATCCCCTGCTCGGGCGGATCCTCAACGAGCGCTTCCGCATCCTGGAGACGCTTGGCGCCGGAGGCATGGGCCGCGTCTACAAGGCCATGCAGGCCCCGCTGGACCGGCTGGTGGCGCTCAAGGTCCTCAACCCTCAGTACAGCGGCGAGGGCAAGGACCCGGGCTTCCAGAAGCGCTTCTTCCTGGAGGCCAGCGTCACCGCGAAGCTGCGCCATCCGAACACCGTCACCGTCATCGACTACGGCAAGACGGAAGACGGCATCTACTACATCGCCATGGAGTACCTGGAGGGGCTGACGCTGTCGCAGCTGCTCACCCAGGAAGGCCCGCTGCCGTGGGAGCGCGCGCTCACCATCGGGCAGCAGGTGGCCCGCTCGCTGCGCGAGGCGCACAAGGTCGGCCTCATCCACCGCGACCTCAAGCCCGCCAACGTGATGATCCTCAACCAGGAGGCGGACCACGACGTGGTCAAGGTCCTGGACTTCGGCCTGGTGAAGTCCTTCGTGGGGGACGCCGCCATGAAGGAGGACACCACCCTCACGCAGGCGGGCGTCATCCTGGGCTCGCCGCAGTACATGGCGCCGGAGCAGGCGCGCAACATCGCGGATCCGCGCAGCGACGTGTACAGCCTGGGCGTGGTGCTCTACCAGGTGCTGATGGGCCGGCCGCCCTTCCAGGCGGCGCAGAGCATTGACGTCATCGTCAAGCACATCAACGACCCGCCGCCCCCCTTCCACACCGTGTGGCCGGACCACCACGTGCCCGCGGAGGTGGAGGCGCTGGTGATGAAGTGCCTGGCCAAGCGCCCCGTGGACCGCTACGCGTCCATGGACGCCGTGCTCCAGGGCATGCGCACCGCGGCCTCCGCGTCCGGCGTCAGCGGCGTCTTCGCCACGCGCACCGGCCTCAACGCGGTGGGCTCCGGCCCCCACAGCGGTCCGCACAGCGGCATCCACTCGGGGGCCCACCCCGCGCTGGGCTCCGGCCCCACGCCCGCGCCCAACACCATGGCGCTGGACATCTCCGTGGACGAGGCCGGCGGCCTCGCGCAGAAGAGGTCCAACAAGGGCCTGGGCATCGCCCTGTTCGGGGCGTCCCTGCTGCTGGGGCTGGGCGCGGCGGGCTTCTTCGTGCTGCGCGGCACCCAGAAGCCCGCGGAGGAGCCGGCCGTGTCCGCCCCCATGGCGCGCACGCCCGTCGCGCAGCCGCCGCCCTCCCGCGAGCCCGCCGCCGTCGCGGAGCCCGCCGCCACGCCGCCGCCCGCCCCCCCCCGGCCCGTGCGCTTCGACCTGGACAGCGACCCCCGGGGCGCGGAGGTCATGCTCGACGGCCAGCTGCGCGGCACGACGCCGCTGGTCATCAACCACACCCCTGACGGCCCGGGCCTCGCGTCCGTGGAGGTGTCGTTCGCCATGGACGGCTACCAGACCGTCAGCAAGAAGTACGCGGGCGAGCCGGGCACCACCGTCAACGTCTCCATCAAGCTTCCGCGCATCAAGAAGCAGGCACCGAAGCCTTCCCCCAAGGCTCCGAGTTCCTCGTACAAGGACGATCCGTACCAGTGA